A genomic stretch from Candidatus Thermoplasmatota archaeon includes:
- a CDS encoding glycosyltransferase family 4 protein: MRVLTLAVRFPPATGGAETHAHAVASGLAARGHEVEVWTTDLRSERPLQRLPAADEPTAPFRVRRFRAHALPGEAHYVWWDGLLRELLARVRGFDVVHAHSYGYYHSVAAALAAPARGVPFVLTPHYHPPWSVMGGARRRRLRGLFDQAVGPWHVSRADRVIHVSRAEREAMAPLGLAPGRSVVIPNGIDVAALRRADDGGARFRERVGLRGKEPLIVFAGRLAQNKRVEDLLAGAAKLPDARVALVGPDAGARAFLSARARELLVSDRVLFAGELPYEVYVSALSAADVFVLPSEYEAFGIVLLEAMAVGTPVVATRVGGVPEVVVDGRDGLLVPPGEPSALAEAIARLLSDRPRAEAMARAGRAKAEGFDWSRIVERTERVLADLR; this comes from the coding sequence GTGCGCGTCCTCACGCTGGCGGTGCGGTTCCCGCCCGCGACCGGGGGGGCGGAGACCCACGCGCACGCCGTCGCCTCGGGCCTTGCGGCGCGCGGGCACGAGGTCGAGGTCTGGACGACGGACCTGCGCAGCGAGCGTCCGCTGCAGCGCCTGCCCGCCGCCGACGAGCCGACCGCTCCGTTCCGCGTGCGGCGCTTCCGGGCGCACGCGCTGCCCGGCGAAGCCCACTACGTCTGGTGGGACGGCCTCCTTCGCGAGCTTCTCGCGCGCGTGCGCGGTTTCGACGTCGTGCATGCGCACAGCTACGGCTACTACCATTCCGTCGCTGCGGCCCTTGCCGCCCCGGCGCGCGGCGTGCCCTTCGTCCTCACGCCCCACTACCATCCCCCCTGGAGCGTCATGGGCGGCGCACGCCGCCGGCGCCTCCGTGGGCTCTTCGACCAAGCGGTGGGCCCCTGGCACGTCTCGCGTGCGGACCGGGTCATCCACGTCTCCCGCGCGGAGCGCGAGGCCATGGCCCCGCTGGGCCTTGCGCCCGGGCGGTCCGTCGTGATCCCAAACGGCATCGACGTCGCCGCGCTGCGAAGGGCCGACGACGGCGGCGCGCGCTTCCGTGAACGCGTCGGTCTTCGCGGGAAGGAACCGCTCATCGTGTTCGCCGGCCGGCTTGCGCAGAACAAGCGCGTCGAGGACCTCTTGGCTGGGGCCGCAAAACTGCCCGACGCGCGCGTGGCCCTTGTGGGACCCGACGCGGGCGCGCGCGCGTTCCTGTCGGCCCGGGCGCGGGAGCTTCTCGTGTCGGATCGCGTGCTGTTCGCGGGCGAGCTTCCGTACGAGGTCTACGTCTCCGCGCTTTCGGCCGCGGACGTTTTCGTGCTGCCAAGCGAGTACGAGGCCTTTGGCATCGTGCTCCTGGAAGCCATGGCCGTGGGGACGCCCGTCGTCGCCACGCGCGTGGGGGGCGTGCCCGAGGTGGTGGTCGACGGGCGCGACGGGCTGCTCGTTCCCCCCGGCGAGCCGTCGGCGCTTGCCGAAGCGATCGCGCGCCTGCTCTCCGACCGGCCGCGGGCCGAGGCGATGGCGCGCGCGGGGCGCGCGAAGGCGGAAGGCTTCGACTGGAGCCGGATCGTGGAGCGGACCGAGCGCGTGCTCGCCGACCTTCGCTAG
- a CDS encoding aminotransferase class I/II-fold pyridoxal phosphate-dependent enzyme, translating to MPARRMDGIDMSGIRKLFELAGKDAIHLGIGEPDFQPPSHVVDAYVAALRAGHNKYCPSAGIPELRAAIAQKVRPHLPSATAEHVVVSTGSTTLLYGIAQAFLDPGDEALVPDPGFVLYAPHARLAGATAVPYPLTAKQGFLPDPGDLENRIGPRTRMLVLNSPSNPTGAAITRSRLEEVLAIAERHDLLVVSDEAYEDFVYDGPHETALGRYDKLVYLNTFSKCYAMTGWRLGYAVAPPEIAVPLKRVNYHLIASPPTPAQHAALAALQGPQDFVRGAVEEYRRRRDYMVGRLDALPRVACVKPTGAFYAFPRVDVPIDDEQFALELLKAGVVTSPGRAFGAGGRGHLRLSYATAMDKLRAGLDIVERVIRSL from the coding sequence ATGCCGGCGCGCCGCATGGACGGGATCGACATGTCGGGGATCCGCAAGCTCTTCGAGCTTGCGGGCAAGGACGCGATCCACCTTGGCATCGGGGAGCCCGACTTCCAGCCTCCCTCGCACGTGGTCGACGCCTACGTCGCGGCCCTTCGCGCCGGCCACAACAAGTATTGCCCCTCGGCGGGCATCCCGGAGCTTCGCGCCGCAATCGCCCAGAAGGTCCGGCCGCACCTGCCCTCGGCCACGGCGGAGCACGTTGTCGTCTCCACGGGCAGCACGACACTGCTCTACGGCATCGCGCAGGCGTTCCTCGATCCCGGCGACGAGGCGCTCGTGCCCGATCCAGGGTTCGTCCTCTACGCCCCTCACGCGCGCCTGGCCGGCGCCACGGCCGTGCCCTATCCGCTCACGGCCAAGCAAGGGTTCCTGCCGGATCCGGGCGACCTCGAGAACCGCATCGGCCCGCGCACGCGCATGCTCGTCCTGAACTCGCCGTCGAATCCGACCGGCGCGGCGATCACGCGGAGCCGCCTCGAGGAGGTCCTTGCGATCGCGGAACGCCACGATCTCCTGGTCGTCTCGGACGAGGCGTACGAGGACTTCGTGTACGACGGCCCGCACGAGACGGCGCTTGGGCGCTACGACAAGCTCGTCTACCTCAACACGTTCTCGAAGTGCTACGCCATGACAGGCTGGCGCCTGGGCTACGCCGTGGCGCCGCCGGAGATCGCCGTCCCGCTCAAGCGCGTGAACTACCACCTCATCGCCTCGCCGCCCACGCCCGCGCAGCACGCAGCGCTTGCCGCCCTCCAGGGCCCCCAGGACTTCGTCCGCGGCGCGGTCGAGGAGTACCGCCGTCGGCGCGACTACATGGTCGGGCGTCTGGACGCGCTGCCGCGGGTGGCCTGCGTCAAGCCCACGGGCGCCTTCTACGCGTTCCCCCGCGTGGACGTTCCTATCGACGACGAGCAGTTCGCGCTCGAGCTTCTCAAGGCCGGCGTCGTGACCTCGCCCGGGCGGGCGTTTGGGGCCGGCGGCCGCGGCCATCTTCGCCTGTCGTACGCAACCGCGATGGACAAGCTGCGCGCGGGCCTCGACATCGTGGAGCGCGTGATCCGTTCCTTGTAG